Proteins from one Drosophila gunungcola strain Sukarami chromosome 3R, Dgunungcola_SK_2, whole genome shotgun sequence genomic window:
- the LOC128263045 gene encoding G protein-activated inward rectifier potassium channel 3 isoform X1, producing MRFNFSTHSAAPTSTATTTTQANGGDKAAQPLKKSVEADPDSLDSVISNPHSYPITIVPNRPTSYYGLTQNGKPFPRQPSCRSRNFRPGSMRRVRRRAVFKNGDCNVVQKHLQRRRVRFLQDMYTTMVDWQWRWTLLAFALSFILSWLFFALIWWLIVYTHGDLEELHMPDNQEESGWAPCVSAIDGFTSCFLFSIETQHTIGYGVRTTSPECPEAIFMMCFQSIYGVMSSAFMAGIVFAKMTRAKQRAQTLLFSKHAVICQRDGCLSLMFRVGDMRKSHIIGAGVRAQLIRTKSTKEGEVMTQYFTELEIGTDDSGSDLFFIWPMVIEHKIDENSPLYNLNATDMLQDKFEIVVILEGTVESTGQSTQARSSYINTEILWGHRFDPVVLYNKDLQAYEIDYGRFNETTQVDTPLCSARELNEIYKIQEGFRTPAFPSMQSGYSCSSGYQTPGRQSRLRWQISVPL from the exons ATGCGATTCAATTTCTCCACCCACTCGGCGGCGCCCACCTCAACggccacaacaacaacgcaGGCAAATGGCGGCGACAAGGCCGCCCAACCGCTGAAGAAGTCCGTCGAGGCGGATCCCGATTCGCTGGACAGTGTGATCAGCAATCCGCACTCCTATCCCATCACCATAGTGCCCAATCGGCCGACCAGCTACTATGGCCTTACACAAAATGGCAAGCCGTTTCCGCGCCAACCGAGCTGCAG ATCTCGCAATTTCCGGCCTGGCAGCATGCGGCGAGTTCGCAGGCGGGCTGTATTCAAAAACGGCGACTGCAATGTGGTGCAAAAGCACCTACAAAGGCGCCGCGTTCGCTTTCTGCAGGACATGTACACCACCATGGTGGACTGGCAGTGGCGGTGGACTCTGTTGGCCTTTGCCCTCAGCTTCATCCTCTCGTGGCTCTTCTTCGCGCTCATCTGGTGGCTGATCGTCTACACACACGGTGATTTGGAGGAGCTGCACATGCCCGATAACCAAG AGGAGTCTGGCTGGGCGCCCTGTGTGTCGGCCATTGATGGGTTCACCTCCTGCTTCCTGTTCTCCATCGAAACGCAGCACACCATTGGCTACGGAGTGCGCACCACCTCGCCCGAGTGTCCAGAGGCCATCTTCATGATGTGCTTCCAGTCCATCTACGGCGTGATGTCGTCCGCTTTCATGGCCGGCATTGTGTTCGCCAAGATGACGAGGGCCAAGCAGCGGGCACAGACCTTGTTGTTTTCCAAGCACGCGGTTATTTGCCAGCGGGACGGATGCCTATCGCTGATGTTCCGGGTGGGCGACATGCGCAAGTCACACATCATTGGAGCCGGGGTGAGGGCTCAGCTAATACGGACGAAGAGCACCAAGGAGGGCGAGGTGATGACGCAGTACTTCACGGAATTGGAGATCGGCACCGACGACTCCGGCTCCGATCTGTTCTTCATCTGGCCCATGGTCATCGAGCACAAGATCGATGAGAACTCACCGCTGTACAACTTGAATGCCACCGATATGCTGCAGGACAAATTCGAAATCGTGGTGATCCTCGAGGGCACCGTGGAGTCTACTGGCCAGAGCACCCAGGCCAGATCCAGCTACATTAACACCGAGATCCTGTGGGGCCACCGCTTTGACCCGGTGGTGCTGTACAACAAGGACCTGCAGGCCTACGAGATCGACTATGGTCGCTTCAACGAAACCACCCAGGTGGACACGCCATTGTGCAGTGCCCGGGAACTGAACGAGATCTACAAGATCCAGGAGGGATTCCGCACACCAG CTTTTCCCTCGATGCAGTCGGGTTACTCCTGCAGTTCCGGCTATCAGACACCTGGAAGGCAAAGCCGCCTGCGCTGGCAAATCTCGGTGCCCTTGTAG
- the LOC128263045 gene encoding G protein-activated inward rectifier potassium channel 3 isoform X4: protein MQVPLSDVQVLQDRTDAETLVGGGDKEETFAHMKEWKRQYMRGISHTPSQAGVYYEALKGSSHSLAKGSRNFRPGSMRRVRRRAVFKNGDCNVVQKHLQRRRVRFLQDMYTTMVDWQWRWTLLAFALSFILSWLFFALIWWLIVYTHGDLEELHMPDNQEESGWAPCVSAIDGFTSCFLFSIETQHTIGYGVRTTSPECPEAIFMMCFQSIYGVMSSAFMAGIVFAKMTRAKQRAQTLLFSKHAVICQRDGCLSLMFRVGDMRKSHIIGAGVRAQLIRTKSTKEGEVMTQYFTELEIGTDDSGSDLFFIWPMVIEHKIDENSPLYNLNATDMLQDKFEIVVILEGTVESTGQSTQARSSYINTEILWGHRFDPVVLYNKDLQAYEIDYGRFNETTQVDTPLCSARELNEIYKIQEGFRTPAFPSMQSGYSCSSGYQTPGRQSRLRWQISVPL from the exons ATGCAGGTGCCGCTCAGCGATGTCCAGGTCCTGCAGGACCGCACCGATGCCGAAACCCTCGTCGGCGGCGGCGACAAGGAGGAGACCTTCGCCCACATGAAGGAGTGGAAGCGCCAGTACATGCGCGGCATCTCGCACACGCCCTCGCAGGCGGGCGTCTACTACGAGGCCTTGAAGGGATCCAGCCACTCGCTGGCCAAAGG ATCTCGCAATTTCCGGCCTGGCAGCATGCGGCGAGTTCGCAGGCGGGCTGTATTCAAAAACGGCGACTGCAATGTGGTGCAAAAGCACCTACAAAGGCGCCGCGTTCGCTTTCTGCAGGACATGTACACCACCATGGTGGACTGGCAGTGGCGGTGGACTCTGTTGGCCTTTGCCCTCAGCTTCATCCTCTCGTGGCTCTTCTTCGCGCTCATCTGGTGGCTGATCGTCTACACACACGGTGATTTGGAGGAGCTGCACATGCCCGATAACCAAG AGGAGTCTGGCTGGGCGCCCTGTGTGTCGGCCATTGATGGGTTCACCTCCTGCTTCCTGTTCTCCATCGAAACGCAGCACACCATTGGCTACGGAGTGCGCACCACCTCGCCCGAGTGTCCAGAGGCCATCTTCATGATGTGCTTCCAGTCCATCTACGGCGTGATGTCGTCCGCTTTCATGGCCGGCATTGTGTTCGCCAAGATGACGAGGGCCAAGCAGCGGGCACAGACCTTGTTGTTTTCCAAGCACGCGGTTATTTGCCAGCGGGACGGATGCCTATCGCTGATGTTCCGGGTGGGCGACATGCGCAAGTCACACATCATTGGAGCCGGGGTGAGGGCTCAGCTAATACGGACGAAGAGCACCAAGGAGGGCGAGGTGATGACGCAGTACTTCACGGAATTGGAGATCGGCACCGACGACTCCGGCTCCGATCTGTTCTTCATCTGGCCCATGGTCATCGAGCACAAGATCGATGAGAACTCACCGCTGTACAACTTGAATGCCACCGATATGCTGCAGGACAAATTCGAAATCGTGGTGATCCTCGAGGGCACCGTGGAGTCTACTGGCCAGAGCACCCAGGCCAGATCCAGCTACATTAACACCGAGATCCTGTGGGGCCACCGCTTTGACCCGGTGGTGCTGTACAACAAGGACCTGCAGGCCTACGAGATCGACTATGGTCGCTTCAACGAAACCACCCAGGTGGACACGCCATTGTGCAGTGCCCGGGAACTGAACGAGATCTACAAGATCCAGGAGGGATTCCGCACACCAG CTTTTCCCTCGATGCAGTCGGGTTACTCCTGCAGTTCCGGCTATCAGACACCTGGAAGGCAAAGCCGCCTGCGCTGGCAAATCTCGGTGCCCTTGTAG
- the LOC128263045 gene encoding G protein-activated inward rectifier potassium channel 3 isoform X3 has product MRFNFSTHSAAPTSTATTTTQANGGDKAAQPLKKSVEADPDSLDSVISNPHSYPITIVPNRPTSYYGLTQNGKPFPRQPSCRSRNFRPGSMRRVRRRAVFKNGDCNVVQKHLQRRRVRFLQDMYTTMVDWQWRWTLLAFALSFILSWLFFALIWWLIVYTHGDLEELHMPDNQEESGWAPCVSAIDGFTSCFLFSIETQHTIGYGVRTTSPECPEAIFMMCFQSIYGVMSSAFMAGIVFAKMTRAKQRAQTLLFSKHAVICQRDGCLSLMFRVGDMRKSHIIGAGVRAQLIRTKSTKEGEVMTQYFTELEIGTDDSGSDLFFIWPMVIEHKIDENSPLYNLNATDMLQDKFEIVVILEGTVESTGQSTQARSSYINTEILWGHRFDPVVLYNKDLQAYEIDYGRFNETTQVDTPLCSARELNEIYKIQEGFRTPETTFTMRQLSHNHSDQAS; this is encoded by the exons ATGCGATTCAATTTCTCCACCCACTCGGCGGCGCCCACCTCAACggccacaacaacaacgcaGGCAAATGGCGGCGACAAGGCCGCCCAACCGCTGAAGAAGTCCGTCGAGGCGGATCCCGATTCGCTGGACAGTGTGATCAGCAATCCGCACTCCTATCCCATCACCATAGTGCCCAATCGGCCGACCAGCTACTATGGCCTTACACAAAATGGCAAGCCGTTTCCGCGCCAACCGAGCTGCAG ATCTCGCAATTTCCGGCCTGGCAGCATGCGGCGAGTTCGCAGGCGGGCTGTATTCAAAAACGGCGACTGCAATGTGGTGCAAAAGCACCTACAAAGGCGCCGCGTTCGCTTTCTGCAGGACATGTACACCACCATGGTGGACTGGCAGTGGCGGTGGACTCTGTTGGCCTTTGCCCTCAGCTTCATCCTCTCGTGGCTCTTCTTCGCGCTCATCTGGTGGCTGATCGTCTACACACACGGTGATTTGGAGGAGCTGCACATGCCCGATAACCAAG AGGAGTCTGGCTGGGCGCCCTGTGTGTCGGCCATTGATGGGTTCACCTCCTGCTTCCTGTTCTCCATCGAAACGCAGCACACCATTGGCTACGGAGTGCGCACCACCTCGCCCGAGTGTCCAGAGGCCATCTTCATGATGTGCTTCCAGTCCATCTACGGCGTGATGTCGTCCGCTTTCATGGCCGGCATTGTGTTCGCCAAGATGACGAGGGCCAAGCAGCGGGCACAGACCTTGTTGTTTTCCAAGCACGCGGTTATTTGCCAGCGGGACGGATGCCTATCGCTGATGTTCCGGGTGGGCGACATGCGCAAGTCACACATCATTGGAGCCGGGGTGAGGGCTCAGCTAATACGGACGAAGAGCACCAAGGAGGGCGAGGTGATGACGCAGTACTTCACGGAATTGGAGATCGGCACCGACGACTCCGGCTCCGATCTGTTCTTCATCTGGCCCATGGTCATCGAGCACAAGATCGATGAGAACTCACCGCTGTACAACTTGAATGCCACCGATATGCTGCAGGACAAATTCGAAATCGTGGTGATCCTCGAGGGCACCGTGGAGTCTACTGGCCAGAGCACCCAGGCCAGATCCAGCTACATTAACACCGAGATCCTGTGGGGCCACCGCTTTGACCCGGTGGTGCTGTACAACAAGGACCTGCAGGCCTACGAGATCGACTATGGTCGCTTCAACGAAACCACCCAGGTGGACACGCCATTGTGCAGTGCCCGGGAACTGAACGAGATCTACAAGATCCAGGAGGGATTCCGCACACCAG AAACCACCTTCACCATGCGTCAACTGTCCCACAATCATTCCGATCAGGCCTCTTAG
- the LOC128263045 gene encoding G protein-activated inward rectifier potassium channel 3 isoform X2 has protein sequence MRFNFSTHSAAPTSTATTTTQANGGDKAAQPLKKSVEADPDSLDSVISNPHSYPITIVPNRPTSYYGLTQNGKPFPRQPSCRSRNFRPGSMRRVRRRAVFKNGDCNVVQKHLQRRRVRFLQDMYTTMVDWQWRWTLLAFALSFILSWLFFALIWWLIVYTHGDLEELHMPDNQEESGWAPCVSAIDGFTSCFLFSIETQHTIGYGVRTTSPECPEAIFMMCFQSIYGVMSSAFMAGIVFAKMTRAKQRAQTLLFSKHAVICQRDGCLSLMFRVGDMRKSHIIGAGVRAQLIRTKSTKEGEVMTQYFTELEIGTDDSGSDLFFIWPMVIEHKIDENSPLYNLNATDMLQDKFEIVVILEGTVESTGQSTQARSSYINTEILWGHRFDPVVLYNKDLQAYEIDYGRFNETTQVDTPLCSARELNEIYKIQEGFRTPAETTFTMRQLSHNHSDQAS, from the exons ATGCGATTCAATTTCTCCACCCACTCGGCGGCGCCCACCTCAACggccacaacaacaacgcaGGCAAATGGCGGCGACAAGGCCGCCCAACCGCTGAAGAAGTCCGTCGAGGCGGATCCCGATTCGCTGGACAGTGTGATCAGCAATCCGCACTCCTATCCCATCACCATAGTGCCCAATCGGCCGACCAGCTACTATGGCCTTACACAAAATGGCAAGCCGTTTCCGCGCCAACCGAGCTGCAG ATCTCGCAATTTCCGGCCTGGCAGCATGCGGCGAGTTCGCAGGCGGGCTGTATTCAAAAACGGCGACTGCAATGTGGTGCAAAAGCACCTACAAAGGCGCCGCGTTCGCTTTCTGCAGGACATGTACACCACCATGGTGGACTGGCAGTGGCGGTGGACTCTGTTGGCCTTTGCCCTCAGCTTCATCCTCTCGTGGCTCTTCTTCGCGCTCATCTGGTGGCTGATCGTCTACACACACGGTGATTTGGAGGAGCTGCACATGCCCGATAACCAAG AGGAGTCTGGCTGGGCGCCCTGTGTGTCGGCCATTGATGGGTTCACCTCCTGCTTCCTGTTCTCCATCGAAACGCAGCACACCATTGGCTACGGAGTGCGCACCACCTCGCCCGAGTGTCCAGAGGCCATCTTCATGATGTGCTTCCAGTCCATCTACGGCGTGATGTCGTCCGCTTTCATGGCCGGCATTGTGTTCGCCAAGATGACGAGGGCCAAGCAGCGGGCACAGACCTTGTTGTTTTCCAAGCACGCGGTTATTTGCCAGCGGGACGGATGCCTATCGCTGATGTTCCGGGTGGGCGACATGCGCAAGTCACACATCATTGGAGCCGGGGTGAGGGCTCAGCTAATACGGACGAAGAGCACCAAGGAGGGCGAGGTGATGACGCAGTACTTCACGGAATTGGAGATCGGCACCGACGACTCCGGCTCCGATCTGTTCTTCATCTGGCCCATGGTCATCGAGCACAAGATCGATGAGAACTCACCGCTGTACAACTTGAATGCCACCGATATGCTGCAGGACAAATTCGAAATCGTGGTGATCCTCGAGGGCACCGTGGAGTCTACTGGCCAGAGCACCCAGGCCAGATCCAGCTACATTAACACCGAGATCCTGTGGGGCCACCGCTTTGACCCGGTGGTGCTGTACAACAAGGACCTGCAGGCCTACGAGATCGACTATGGTCGCTTCAACGAAACCACCCAGGTGGACACGCCATTGTGCAGTGCCCGGGAACTGAACGAGATCTACAAGATCCAGGAGGGATTCCGCACACCAG CAGAAACCACCTTCACCATGCGTCAACTGTCCCACAATCATTCCGATCAGGCCTCTTAG
- the LOC128263045 gene encoding G protein-activated inward rectifier potassium channel 3 isoform X5, with protein sequence MQVPLSDVQVLQDRTDAETLVGGGDKEETFAHMKEWKRQYMRGISHTPSQAGVYYEALKGSSHSLAKGSRNFRPGSMRRVRRRAVFKNGDCNVVQKHLQRRRVRFLQDMYTTMVDWQWRWTLLAFALSFILSWLFFALIWWLIVYTHGDLEELHMPDNQEESGWAPCVSAIDGFTSCFLFSIETQHTIGYGVRTTSPECPEAIFMMCFQSIYGVMSSAFMAGIVFAKMTRAKQRAQTLLFSKHAVICQRDGCLSLMFRVGDMRKSHIIGAGVRAQLIRTKSTKEGEVMTQYFTELEIGTDDSGSDLFFIWPMVIEHKIDENSPLYNLNATDMLQDKFEIVVILEGTVESTGQSTQARSSYINTEILWGHRFDPVVLYNKDLQAYEIDYGRFNETTQVDTPLCSARELNEIYKIQEGFRTPETTFTMRQLSHNHSDQAS encoded by the exons ATGCAGGTGCCGCTCAGCGATGTCCAGGTCCTGCAGGACCGCACCGATGCCGAAACCCTCGTCGGCGGCGGCGACAAGGAGGAGACCTTCGCCCACATGAAGGAGTGGAAGCGCCAGTACATGCGCGGCATCTCGCACACGCCCTCGCAGGCGGGCGTCTACTACGAGGCCTTGAAGGGATCCAGCCACTCGCTGGCCAAAGG ATCTCGCAATTTCCGGCCTGGCAGCATGCGGCGAGTTCGCAGGCGGGCTGTATTCAAAAACGGCGACTGCAATGTGGTGCAAAAGCACCTACAAAGGCGCCGCGTTCGCTTTCTGCAGGACATGTACACCACCATGGTGGACTGGCAGTGGCGGTGGACTCTGTTGGCCTTTGCCCTCAGCTTCATCCTCTCGTGGCTCTTCTTCGCGCTCATCTGGTGGCTGATCGTCTACACACACGGTGATTTGGAGGAGCTGCACATGCCCGATAACCAAG AGGAGTCTGGCTGGGCGCCCTGTGTGTCGGCCATTGATGGGTTCACCTCCTGCTTCCTGTTCTCCATCGAAACGCAGCACACCATTGGCTACGGAGTGCGCACCACCTCGCCCGAGTGTCCAGAGGCCATCTTCATGATGTGCTTCCAGTCCATCTACGGCGTGATGTCGTCCGCTTTCATGGCCGGCATTGTGTTCGCCAAGATGACGAGGGCCAAGCAGCGGGCACAGACCTTGTTGTTTTCCAAGCACGCGGTTATTTGCCAGCGGGACGGATGCCTATCGCTGATGTTCCGGGTGGGCGACATGCGCAAGTCACACATCATTGGAGCCGGGGTGAGGGCTCAGCTAATACGGACGAAGAGCACCAAGGAGGGCGAGGTGATGACGCAGTACTTCACGGAATTGGAGATCGGCACCGACGACTCCGGCTCCGATCTGTTCTTCATCTGGCCCATGGTCATCGAGCACAAGATCGATGAGAACTCACCGCTGTACAACTTGAATGCCACCGATATGCTGCAGGACAAATTCGAAATCGTGGTGATCCTCGAGGGCACCGTGGAGTCTACTGGCCAGAGCACCCAGGCCAGATCCAGCTACATTAACACCGAGATCCTGTGGGGCCACCGCTTTGACCCGGTGGTGCTGTACAACAAGGACCTGCAGGCCTACGAGATCGACTATGGTCGCTTCAACGAAACCACCCAGGTGGACACGCCATTGTGCAGTGCCCGGGAACTGAACGAGATCTACAAGATCCAGGAGGGATTCCGCACACCAG AAACCACCTTCACCATGCGTCAACTGTCCCACAATCATTCCGATCAGGCCTCTTAG
- the LOC128263073 gene encoding serine/threonine-protein kinase GD17699, with protein MFLAHRLQPHPLKAMRVCFLRNGDRFFKGVTMAVSRTHFKDFEALLQGVTEALSRHVVLPSAITKIVGAQGSPMTSLGCFVEGDTVICCCKYEELVWVKYGINKEFQRLLASLRRWQDRRIVGESLEHIMPNELPDAIQLYVSQLEPVVQHARTLILRGQMQKSGTQCIVKMVSKQYMDCTSGDPYIEPEVLRQLQSHPNIIELMYSVEEPLYLYFVLEYLDCDLKDVVYKSGPISEAYARSVVRGTLAGLAHMHRLQLVHRDIKPENLLLRFSFESGELNMVKITDFGMTAYYRGSKLYSCCGTPNFMAPEVIAEAGYDYQVDCWSLGVTLFYILYGVLPFGNHHTVVVEVFAAIMSGEPKCPEGMEGVLSSEARQLIDGLLQRNPRKRLTVAEAAEHPFLQP; from the coding sequence ATGTTCTTAGCCCATCGGCTGCAGCCACACCCCCTGAAGGCGATGCGGGTGTGCTTCCTGCGAAACGGCGACCGGTTCTTCAAGGGCGTCACCATGGCCGTCTCTCGGACCCATTTCAAGGACTTCGAGGCATTGCTGCAAGGGGTCACCGAGGCGTTGAGTCGCCACGTAGTCCTTCCATCGGCCATCACGAAAATCGTTGGCGCCCAAGGGTCGCCCATGACCTCTCTGGGTTGCTTCGTCGAAGGCGACACCGTGATATGCTGCTGCAAGTACGAGGAGTTGGTGTGGGTCAAGTATGGCATCAACAAGGAATTCCAGCGCCTGCTGGCCTCGCTCAGGCGTTGGCAAGATCGTCGGATTGTCGGCGAAAGCCTTGAGCACATAATGCCCAACGAGCTGCCCGATGCGATCCAGTTGTATGTTAGCCAACTGGAGCCGGTGGTGCAACACGCCAGGACACTCATCCTTCGTGGACAGATGCAGAAGAGCGGGACGCAGTGCATCGTGAAGATGGTGAGCAAGCAGTACATGGACTGCACCTCTGGGGATCCGTACATAGAGCCCGAGGTGCTGCGCCAATTGCAGTCGCATCCGAACATTATCGAGCTGATGTACTCGGTGGAGGAGCCGCTTTACCTGTACTTCGTGCTCGAATACCTTGACTGCGATCTCAAGGACGTGGTCTACAAGAGCGGACCCATTTCGGAGGCATATGCCAGATCGGTGGTGAGGGGCACGTTGGCCGGACTGGCGCATATGCACCGGCTGCAGCTGGTCCACCGGGACATTAAGCCCGAGAATCTGCTGCTGCGCTTTTCATTCGAATCGGGCGAGCTCAACATGGTTAAAATAACCGACTTTGGCATGACCGCCTACTATCGAGGCAGCAAGTTGTACAGCTGCTGTGGCACGCCAAACTTCATGGCGCCGGAGGTGATCGCAGAAGCTGGGTACGACTACCAGGTGGACTGCTGGTCGCTGGGCGTCACGCTCTTCTACATTCTGTACGGAGTGCTGCCCTTCGGCAATCACCATACAGTTGTGGTGGAGGTGTTTGCGGCCATCATGAGTGGAGAGCCCAAATGTCCAGAGGGCATGGAAGGTGTCCTGAGCTCGGAGGCCAGGCAGCTGATCGATGGACTGCTGCAGAGGAACCCCAGAAAAAGGCTTACAGTCGCAGAGGCCGCTGAGCATCCGTTTTTGCAgccttaa